In a single window of the Gadus macrocephalus chromosome 6, ASM3116895v1 genome:
- the ago1 gene encoding protein argonaute-1 isoform X3, whose product MEPGPSGAVPPMGAFPPPLHQVFQAPRRPGMGTVGKPIKLLANYFEVEIPKMDVFHYEVDIKPDKCPRRVNREVVEYMVQHFKPQLFGDRKPVYDGKKNIYTVLALPIGSEKVDFEVTIPGEGKDRIFKVSIRWLAKVSWRLLQEALVSGRMQVPLDSVQALDVAMRHLASMRYTPVGRSFFSPPEGYYHPLGGGREVWFGFHQSVRPAMWKMMLNIDVSATAFYKAQPVIEFMCEVLDIRNIDEQPKTLTDSQRVRFTKEIKGGLLSSGLKVEVTHCGQMKRKYRVCNVTRRPASHQTFPLQLESGQTVECTVAQYFKQKYNLQLKYPHLPCLQVGQEQKHTYLPLEVCNIVAGQRCIKKLTDNQTSTMIKATARSAPDRQEEISRLMKNANFNLDPYIQEFGIKVKDEMAEVTGRVLPAPILQYGGRNRAIATPNQGVWDMRGKQFYNGIEIKVWAIACFAPQKQCREEVLKNFTDQLRKISKDAGMPIQGQPCFCKYAQGADSVEPMFRHLKNTYAGLQLIIVILPGKTPVYAEVKRVGDTLLGMATQCVQVKNVVKTSPQTLSNLCLKINVKLGGINNILVPHQRSAVFQQPVIFLGADVTHPPAGDGKKPSITAVVGSMDAHPSRYCATVRVQRPRQEIIEDLSFMVRELLIQFYKSTRFKPTRIIFYRDGVPEGQLPQILHYELLAIRDACIKLEKDYQPGITYIVVQKRHHTRLFCADKSERIGKSGNIPAGTTVDTSITHPFEFDFYLCSHAGIQGTSRPSHYYVLWDDNRFTADELQILTYQLCHTYVRCTRSVSIPAPAYYARLVAFRARYHLVDKEHDSGEGSHVSGQSNGRDPQALAKAVQIHHDTLRTMYFA is encoded by the exons ATGGAGCCAGGACCGTCTGGCGCTG TGCCCCCCATGGGggccttcccccctcccctgcaccAGGTGTTCCAGGCGCCGCGGAGACCAGGTATGGGGACGGTGGGGAAGCCCATCAAGCTGCTGGCCAACTACTTTGAGGTGGAGATCCCCAAGATGGACGTCTTCCACTACGAGGTCGACATCAAGCCGGACAAGTGCCCCCGCAGGGTCAACAG agagGTGGTTGAGTACATGGTCCAACACTTCAAGCCACAGCTGTTTGGTGACAGGAAGCCGGTGTACGACGGGAAGAAGAACATCTATACCGTGCTTGCACTCCCTATAGGGAGCGAGAAG GTGGACTTTGAGGTGACCATCCCAGGCGAGGGAAAGGACCGGATCTTCAAGGTGTCAATCCGCTGGCTAGCCAAGGTGTCCTGGCGTCTTCTGCAGGAGGCGCTGGTCAGCGGGCGAATGCAGGTTCCCCTCGACTCGGTCCAGGCTCTGGACGTGGCCATGCGCCACCTGGCCTCTATGAG gtACACCCCGGTGGGCCGTTCATTCTTCTCCCCCCCAGAGGGGTACTACCACCCCCTGGGCGGGGGCAGAGAGGTGTGGTTTGGCTTCCACCAGTCCGTCCGCCCCGCCATGTGGAAGATGATGCTCAACATCGACG TGTCTGCCACCGCCTTCTACAAAGCCCAGCCGGTCATTGAGTTCATGTGCGAGGTCCTGGACATCCGTAACATCGACGAGCAGCCCAAGACCCTGACCGACTCTCAGAGAGTCCGCTTCACCAAGGAGATTAAAGGTGGGCTCCTGAGCAGTG gTCTGAAGGTAGAGGTGACCCACTGTGGGCAGATGAAGAGGAAGTACCGTGTGTGTAACGTCACACGCCGCCCGGCCAGCCACCAGAC GTTTCCCCTGCAGCTAGAGAGCGGTCAGACAGTGGAGTGCACGGTGGCGCAGTACTTCAAACAGAAGTACAACCTGCAGCTGAAGTACCCCCACCTGCCCTGTCTGCAGGTGGGCCAGGAGCAAAAACACACCTACCTGCCCCTGGAG GTGTGTAACATTGTAGCAGGCCAGCGCTGCATCAAGAAGCTGACTGATAACCAGACCTCGACGATGATCAAGGCCACGGCTCGCTCTGCCCccgacagacaggaagagatcAGCCGGCTG ATGAAGAACGCCAACTTCAACCTGGACCCGTACATCCAGGAGTTTGGGATTAAGGTGAAGGACGAGATGGCCGAGGTGACGGGCCGGGTGCTGCCTGCACCCATCCTGCAGTATGGAGGCCGG AACCGGGCCATCGCCACACCCAACCAGGGGGTGTGGGACATGCGGGGGAAGCAGTTCTACAACGGCATCGAGATCAAGGTGTGGGCCATCGCCTGCTTCGCCCCGCAGAAACAGTGCCGAGAGGAGGTGCTCAA GAACTTCACGGACCAGCTGCGTAAGATCTCCAAGGACGCTGGGATGCCCATCCAGGGCCAGCCGTGCTTCTGTAAGTACGCCCAGGGGGCCGACAGCGTGGAGCCCATGTTCAGACACCTGAAGAACACCTACGCCGGCCTGCAGCTCATCATCGTCATCCTGCCCGGGAAGACCCCCGTCTACG cgGAGGTGAAGCGTGTGGGAGACACCCTCCTGGGCATGGCCACGCAGTGTGTCCAGGTGAAGAACGTGGTGAAGACGTCTCCCCAGACGCTGTCCAACCTCTGCCTCAAGATCAACGTCAAGCTGGGAGGAATCAACAACATCCTGGTCCCTCACCAGCG CTCGGCTGTGTTCCAGCAGCCTGTTATCTTCCTGGGAGCCGACGTCACCCACCCCCCTGCTGGGGACGGCAAGAAGCCCTCCATCACTGCT gTGGTGGGCAGTATGGACGCCCACCCCAGCAGGTACTGCGCCACGGTCCGCGTCCAGAGGCCCAGGCAGGAGATCATCGAGGACCTGTCCTTCATGGTGCGAGAGCTCCTGATCCAGTTCTACAAGTCCACCCGCTTCAAGCCCACCAGGATCATCTTCTACCGGGACGGGGTTCCAGAAGGACAGCTACCCCAG ATCTTACACTACGAGCTGCTGGCGATCCGGGACGCCTGCATCAAGCTGGAGAAGGACTACCAGCCCGGCATCACCTACATCGTGGTCCAGAAACGCCATCACACCCGCCTCTTCTGCGCAGACAAGTCTGAACGA attgggaagAGCGGGAACATTCCAGCAGGAACCACCGTGGACACCAGCATCACACACCCCTTCGAGTTCGACTTCTACCTGTGCAGCCACGCTGGAATTCAG GGCACCAGTCGGCCCTCCCATTACTACGTCCTCTGGGACGACAACCGCTTCACGGCGGACGAGCTGCAGATCCTCACCTACCAGCTGTGCCACACGTACGTCCGCTGCACGCGCTCCGTGTCCATCCCCGCGCCGGCCTACTACGCACGTCTGGTCGCCTTCCGCGCCCGCTACCACCTGGTGGACAAGGAGCACGACAG TGGAGAGGGCAGCCATGTCTCTGGTCAGAGCAACGGCCGGGACCCTCAGGCGCTGGCCAAGGCGGTCCAGATCCACCACGACACCCTGAGGACCATGTACTTCGCCTGA
- the ago1 gene encoding protein argonaute-1 isoform X4: MEPGPSGAVPPMGAFPPPLHQVFQAPRRPGMGTVGKPIKLLANYFEVEIPKMDVFHYEVDIKPDKCPRRVNREVVEYMVQHFKPQLFGDRKPVYDGKKNIYTVLALPIGSEKVDFEVTIPGEGKDRIFKVSIRWLAKVSWRLLQEALVSGRMQVPLDSVQALDVAMRHLASMRYTPVGRSFFSPPEGYYHPLGGGREVWFGFHQSVRPAMWKMMLNIDVSATAFYKAQPVIEFMCEVLDIRNIDEQPKTLTDSQRVRFTKEIKGLKVEVTHCGQMKRKYRVCNVTRRPASHQTFPLQLESGQTVECTVAQYFKQKYNLQLKYPHLPCLQVGQEQKHTYLPLEVCNIVAGQRCIKKLTDNQTSTMIKATARSAPDRQEEISRLMKNANFNLDPYIQEFGIKVKDEMAEVTGRVLPAPILQYGGRNRAIATPNQGVWDMRGKQFYNGIEIKVWAIACFAPQKQCREEVLKNFTDQLRKISKDAGMPIQGQPCFCKYAQGADSVEPMFRHLKNTYAGLQLIIVILPGKTPVYAEVKRVGDTLLGMATQCVQVKNVVKTSPQTLSNLCLKINVKLGGINNILVPHQRSAVFQQPVIFLGADVTHPPAGDGKKPSITAVVGSMDAHPSRYCATVRVQRPRQEIIEDLSFMVRELLIQFYKSTRFKPTRIIFYRDGVPEGQLPQILHYELLAIRDACIKLEKDYQPGITYIVVQKRHHTRLFCADKSERIGKSGNIPAGTTVDTSITHPFEFDFYLCSHAGIQGTSRPSHYYVLWDDNRFTADELQILTYQLCHTYVRCTRSVSIPAPAYYARLVAFRARYHLVDKEHDSGEGSHVSGQSNGRDPQALAKAVQIHHDTLRTMYFA; the protein is encoded by the exons ATGGAGCCAGGACCGTCTGGCGCTG TGCCCCCCATGGGggccttcccccctcccctgcaccAGGTGTTCCAGGCGCCGCGGAGACCAGGTATGGGGACGGTGGGGAAGCCCATCAAGCTGCTGGCCAACTACTTTGAGGTGGAGATCCCCAAGATGGACGTCTTCCACTACGAGGTCGACATCAAGCCGGACAAGTGCCCCCGCAGGGTCAACAG agagGTGGTTGAGTACATGGTCCAACACTTCAAGCCACAGCTGTTTGGTGACAGGAAGCCGGTGTACGACGGGAAGAAGAACATCTATACCGTGCTTGCACTCCCTATAGGGAGCGAGAAG GTGGACTTTGAGGTGACCATCCCAGGCGAGGGAAAGGACCGGATCTTCAAGGTGTCAATCCGCTGGCTAGCCAAGGTGTCCTGGCGTCTTCTGCAGGAGGCGCTGGTCAGCGGGCGAATGCAGGTTCCCCTCGACTCGGTCCAGGCTCTGGACGTGGCCATGCGCCACCTGGCCTCTATGAG gtACACCCCGGTGGGCCGTTCATTCTTCTCCCCCCCAGAGGGGTACTACCACCCCCTGGGCGGGGGCAGAGAGGTGTGGTTTGGCTTCCACCAGTCCGTCCGCCCCGCCATGTGGAAGATGATGCTCAACATCGACG TGTCTGCCACCGCCTTCTACAAAGCCCAGCCGGTCATTGAGTTCATGTGCGAGGTCCTGGACATCCGTAACATCGACGAGCAGCCCAAGACCCTGACCGACTCTCAGAGAGTCCGCTTCACCAAGGAGATTAAAG gTCTGAAGGTAGAGGTGACCCACTGTGGGCAGATGAAGAGGAAGTACCGTGTGTGTAACGTCACACGCCGCCCGGCCAGCCACCAGAC GTTTCCCCTGCAGCTAGAGAGCGGTCAGACAGTGGAGTGCACGGTGGCGCAGTACTTCAAACAGAAGTACAACCTGCAGCTGAAGTACCCCCACCTGCCCTGTCTGCAGGTGGGCCAGGAGCAAAAACACACCTACCTGCCCCTGGAG GTGTGTAACATTGTAGCAGGCCAGCGCTGCATCAAGAAGCTGACTGATAACCAGACCTCGACGATGATCAAGGCCACGGCTCGCTCTGCCCccgacagacaggaagagatcAGCCGGCTG ATGAAGAACGCCAACTTCAACCTGGACCCGTACATCCAGGAGTTTGGGATTAAGGTGAAGGACGAGATGGCCGAGGTGACGGGCCGGGTGCTGCCTGCACCCATCCTGCAGTATGGAGGCCGG AACCGGGCCATCGCCACACCCAACCAGGGGGTGTGGGACATGCGGGGGAAGCAGTTCTACAACGGCATCGAGATCAAGGTGTGGGCCATCGCCTGCTTCGCCCCGCAGAAACAGTGCCGAGAGGAGGTGCTCAA GAACTTCACGGACCAGCTGCGTAAGATCTCCAAGGACGCTGGGATGCCCATCCAGGGCCAGCCGTGCTTCTGTAAGTACGCCCAGGGGGCCGACAGCGTGGAGCCCATGTTCAGACACCTGAAGAACACCTACGCCGGCCTGCAGCTCATCATCGTCATCCTGCCCGGGAAGACCCCCGTCTACG cgGAGGTGAAGCGTGTGGGAGACACCCTCCTGGGCATGGCCACGCAGTGTGTCCAGGTGAAGAACGTGGTGAAGACGTCTCCCCAGACGCTGTCCAACCTCTGCCTCAAGATCAACGTCAAGCTGGGAGGAATCAACAACATCCTGGTCCCTCACCAGCG CTCGGCTGTGTTCCAGCAGCCTGTTATCTTCCTGGGAGCCGACGTCACCCACCCCCCTGCTGGGGACGGCAAGAAGCCCTCCATCACTGCT gTGGTGGGCAGTATGGACGCCCACCCCAGCAGGTACTGCGCCACGGTCCGCGTCCAGAGGCCCAGGCAGGAGATCATCGAGGACCTGTCCTTCATGGTGCGAGAGCTCCTGATCCAGTTCTACAAGTCCACCCGCTTCAAGCCCACCAGGATCATCTTCTACCGGGACGGGGTTCCAGAAGGACAGCTACCCCAG ATCTTACACTACGAGCTGCTGGCGATCCGGGACGCCTGCATCAAGCTGGAGAAGGACTACCAGCCCGGCATCACCTACATCGTGGTCCAGAAACGCCATCACACCCGCCTCTTCTGCGCAGACAAGTCTGAACGA attgggaagAGCGGGAACATTCCAGCAGGAACCACCGTGGACACCAGCATCACACACCCCTTCGAGTTCGACTTCTACCTGTGCAGCCACGCTGGAATTCAG GGCACCAGTCGGCCCTCCCATTACTACGTCCTCTGGGACGACAACCGCTTCACGGCGGACGAGCTGCAGATCCTCACCTACCAGCTGTGCCACACGTACGTCCGCTGCACGCGCTCCGTGTCCATCCCCGCGCCGGCCTACTACGCACGTCTGGTCGCCTTCCGCGCCCGCTACCACCTGGTGGACAAGGAGCACGACAG TGGAGAGGGCAGCCATGTCTCTGGTCAGAGCAACGGCCGGGACCCTCAGGCGCTGGCCAAGGCGGTCCAGATCCACCACGACACCCTGAGGACCATGTACTTCGCCTGA
- the ago1 gene encoding protein argonaute-1 isoform X2, with protein MEPGPSGAVPPMGAFPPPLHQVFQAPRRPGMGTVGKPIKLLANYFEVEIPKMDVFHYEVDIKPDKCPRRVNREVVEYMVQHFKPQLFGDRKPVYDGKKNIYTVLALPIGSEKVDFEVTIPGEGKDRIFKVSIRWLAKVSWRLLQEALVSGRMQVPLDSVQALDVAMRHLASMRYTPVGRSFFSPPEGYYHPLGGGREVWFGFHQSVRPAMWKMMLNIDVSATAFYKAQPVIEFMCEVLDIRNIDEQPKTLTDSQRVRFTKEIKGLKVEVTHCGQMKRKYRVCNVTRRPASHQTFPLQLESGQTVECTVAQYFKQKYNLQLKYPHLPCLQVGQEQKHTYLPLEVCNIVAGQRCIKKLTDNQTSTMIKATARSAPDRQEEISRLMKNANFNLDPYIQEFGIKVKDEMAEVTGRVLPAPILQYGGRNRAIATPNQGVWDMRGKQFYNGIEIKVWAIACFAPQKQCREEVLKNFTDQLRKISKDAGMPIQGQPCFCKYAQGADSVEPMFRHLKNTYAGLQLIIVILPGKTPVYAEVKRVGDTLLGMATQCVQVKNVVKTSPQTLSNLCLKINVKLGGINNILVPHQRSAVFQQPVIFLGADVTHPPAGDGKKPSITAVVGSMDAHPSRYCATVRVQRPRQEIIEDLSFMVRELLIQFYKSTRFKPTRIIFYRDGVPEGQLPQILHYELLAIRDACIKLEKDYQPGITYIVVQKRHHTRLFCADKSERIGKSGNIPAGTTVDTSITHPFEFDFYLCSHAGIQGTSRPSHYYVLWDDNRFTADELQILTYQLCHTYVRCTRSVSIPAPAYYARLVAFRARYHLVDKEHDSGEGSHVSGQSNGRDPQALAKAVQIHHDTLRTMYFADTHTHTQTDTHTHTHTHRHTDTHTQRERVIYTHTHTNICTHIACQSWSI; from the exons ATGGAGCCAGGACCGTCTGGCGCTG TGCCCCCCATGGGggccttcccccctcccctgcaccAGGTGTTCCAGGCGCCGCGGAGACCAGGTATGGGGACGGTGGGGAAGCCCATCAAGCTGCTGGCCAACTACTTTGAGGTGGAGATCCCCAAGATGGACGTCTTCCACTACGAGGTCGACATCAAGCCGGACAAGTGCCCCCGCAGGGTCAACAG agagGTGGTTGAGTACATGGTCCAACACTTCAAGCCACAGCTGTTTGGTGACAGGAAGCCGGTGTACGACGGGAAGAAGAACATCTATACCGTGCTTGCACTCCCTATAGGGAGCGAGAAG GTGGACTTTGAGGTGACCATCCCAGGCGAGGGAAAGGACCGGATCTTCAAGGTGTCAATCCGCTGGCTAGCCAAGGTGTCCTGGCGTCTTCTGCAGGAGGCGCTGGTCAGCGGGCGAATGCAGGTTCCCCTCGACTCGGTCCAGGCTCTGGACGTGGCCATGCGCCACCTGGCCTCTATGAG gtACACCCCGGTGGGCCGTTCATTCTTCTCCCCCCCAGAGGGGTACTACCACCCCCTGGGCGGGGGCAGAGAGGTGTGGTTTGGCTTCCACCAGTCCGTCCGCCCCGCCATGTGGAAGATGATGCTCAACATCGACG TGTCTGCCACCGCCTTCTACAAAGCCCAGCCGGTCATTGAGTTCATGTGCGAGGTCCTGGACATCCGTAACATCGACGAGCAGCCCAAGACCCTGACCGACTCTCAGAGAGTCCGCTTCACCAAGGAGATTAAAG gTCTGAAGGTAGAGGTGACCCACTGTGGGCAGATGAAGAGGAAGTACCGTGTGTGTAACGTCACACGCCGCCCGGCCAGCCACCAGAC GTTTCCCCTGCAGCTAGAGAGCGGTCAGACAGTGGAGTGCACGGTGGCGCAGTACTTCAAACAGAAGTACAACCTGCAGCTGAAGTACCCCCACCTGCCCTGTCTGCAGGTGGGCCAGGAGCAAAAACACACCTACCTGCCCCTGGAG GTGTGTAACATTGTAGCAGGCCAGCGCTGCATCAAGAAGCTGACTGATAACCAGACCTCGACGATGATCAAGGCCACGGCTCGCTCTGCCCccgacagacaggaagagatcAGCCGGCTG ATGAAGAACGCCAACTTCAACCTGGACCCGTACATCCAGGAGTTTGGGATTAAGGTGAAGGACGAGATGGCCGAGGTGACGGGCCGGGTGCTGCCTGCACCCATCCTGCAGTATGGAGGCCGG AACCGGGCCATCGCCACACCCAACCAGGGGGTGTGGGACATGCGGGGGAAGCAGTTCTACAACGGCATCGAGATCAAGGTGTGGGCCATCGCCTGCTTCGCCCCGCAGAAACAGTGCCGAGAGGAGGTGCTCAA GAACTTCACGGACCAGCTGCGTAAGATCTCCAAGGACGCTGGGATGCCCATCCAGGGCCAGCCGTGCTTCTGTAAGTACGCCCAGGGGGCCGACAGCGTGGAGCCCATGTTCAGACACCTGAAGAACACCTACGCCGGCCTGCAGCTCATCATCGTCATCCTGCCCGGGAAGACCCCCGTCTACG cgGAGGTGAAGCGTGTGGGAGACACCCTCCTGGGCATGGCCACGCAGTGTGTCCAGGTGAAGAACGTGGTGAAGACGTCTCCCCAGACGCTGTCCAACCTCTGCCTCAAGATCAACGTCAAGCTGGGAGGAATCAACAACATCCTGGTCCCTCACCAGCG CTCGGCTGTGTTCCAGCAGCCTGTTATCTTCCTGGGAGCCGACGTCACCCACCCCCCTGCTGGGGACGGCAAGAAGCCCTCCATCACTGCT gTGGTGGGCAGTATGGACGCCCACCCCAGCAGGTACTGCGCCACGGTCCGCGTCCAGAGGCCCAGGCAGGAGATCATCGAGGACCTGTCCTTCATGGTGCGAGAGCTCCTGATCCAGTTCTACAAGTCCACCCGCTTCAAGCCCACCAGGATCATCTTCTACCGGGACGGGGTTCCAGAAGGACAGCTACCCCAG ATCTTACACTACGAGCTGCTGGCGATCCGGGACGCCTGCATCAAGCTGGAGAAGGACTACCAGCCCGGCATCACCTACATCGTGGTCCAGAAACGCCATCACACCCGCCTCTTCTGCGCAGACAAGTCTGAACGA attgggaagAGCGGGAACATTCCAGCAGGAACCACCGTGGACACCAGCATCACACACCCCTTCGAGTTCGACTTCTACCTGTGCAGCCACGCTGGAATTCAG GGCACCAGTCGGCCCTCCCATTACTACGTCCTCTGGGACGACAACCGCTTCACGGCGGACGAGCTGCAGATCCTCACCTACCAGCTGTGCCACACGTACGTCCGCTGCACGCGCTCCGTGTCCATCCCCGCGCCGGCCTACTACGCACGTCTGGTCGCCTTCCGCGCCCGCTACCACCTGGTGGACAAGGAGCACGACAG TGGAGAGGGCAGCCATGTCTCTGGTCAGAGCAACGGCCGGGACCCTCAGGCGCTGGCCAAGGCGGTCCAGATCCACCACGACACCCTGAGGACCATGTACTTCGC agacacacacacacacacacagacagacacacacacacacacacacacacacagacacacagacacacacacacagagagagagagtaatatatacgcacacacacactaacatatgcacacacatagcgTGTCAGTCTTGGAGTatatag
- the ago1 gene encoding protein argonaute-1 isoform X1, with protein MEPGPSGAVPPMGAFPPPLHQVFQAPRRPGMGTVGKPIKLLANYFEVEIPKMDVFHYEVDIKPDKCPRRVNREVVEYMVQHFKPQLFGDRKPVYDGKKNIYTVLALPIGSEKVDFEVTIPGEGKDRIFKVSIRWLAKVSWRLLQEALVSGRMQVPLDSVQALDVAMRHLASMRYTPVGRSFFSPPEGYYHPLGGGREVWFGFHQSVRPAMWKMMLNIDVSATAFYKAQPVIEFMCEVLDIRNIDEQPKTLTDSQRVRFTKEIKGGLLSSGLKVEVTHCGQMKRKYRVCNVTRRPASHQTFPLQLESGQTVECTVAQYFKQKYNLQLKYPHLPCLQVGQEQKHTYLPLEVCNIVAGQRCIKKLTDNQTSTMIKATARSAPDRQEEISRLMKNANFNLDPYIQEFGIKVKDEMAEVTGRVLPAPILQYGGRNRAIATPNQGVWDMRGKQFYNGIEIKVWAIACFAPQKQCREEVLKNFTDQLRKISKDAGMPIQGQPCFCKYAQGADSVEPMFRHLKNTYAGLQLIIVILPGKTPVYAEVKRVGDTLLGMATQCVQVKNVVKTSPQTLSNLCLKINVKLGGINNILVPHQRSAVFQQPVIFLGADVTHPPAGDGKKPSITAVVGSMDAHPSRYCATVRVQRPRQEIIEDLSFMVRELLIQFYKSTRFKPTRIIFYRDGVPEGQLPQILHYELLAIRDACIKLEKDYQPGITYIVVQKRHHTRLFCADKSERIGKSGNIPAGTTVDTSITHPFEFDFYLCSHAGIQGTSRPSHYYVLWDDNRFTADELQILTYQLCHTYVRCTRSVSIPAPAYYARLVAFRARYHLVDKEHDSGEGSHVSGQSNGRDPQALAKAVQIHHDTLRTMYFADTHTHTQTDTHTHTHTHRHTDTHTQRERVIYTHTHTNICTHIACQSWSI; from the exons ATGGAGCCAGGACCGTCTGGCGCTG TGCCCCCCATGGGggccttcccccctcccctgcaccAGGTGTTCCAGGCGCCGCGGAGACCAGGTATGGGGACGGTGGGGAAGCCCATCAAGCTGCTGGCCAACTACTTTGAGGTGGAGATCCCCAAGATGGACGTCTTCCACTACGAGGTCGACATCAAGCCGGACAAGTGCCCCCGCAGGGTCAACAG agagGTGGTTGAGTACATGGTCCAACACTTCAAGCCACAGCTGTTTGGTGACAGGAAGCCGGTGTACGACGGGAAGAAGAACATCTATACCGTGCTTGCACTCCCTATAGGGAGCGAGAAG GTGGACTTTGAGGTGACCATCCCAGGCGAGGGAAAGGACCGGATCTTCAAGGTGTCAATCCGCTGGCTAGCCAAGGTGTCCTGGCGTCTTCTGCAGGAGGCGCTGGTCAGCGGGCGAATGCAGGTTCCCCTCGACTCGGTCCAGGCTCTGGACGTGGCCATGCGCCACCTGGCCTCTATGAG gtACACCCCGGTGGGCCGTTCATTCTTCTCCCCCCCAGAGGGGTACTACCACCCCCTGGGCGGGGGCAGAGAGGTGTGGTTTGGCTTCCACCAGTCCGTCCGCCCCGCCATGTGGAAGATGATGCTCAACATCGACG TGTCTGCCACCGCCTTCTACAAAGCCCAGCCGGTCATTGAGTTCATGTGCGAGGTCCTGGACATCCGTAACATCGACGAGCAGCCCAAGACCCTGACCGACTCTCAGAGAGTCCGCTTCACCAAGGAGATTAAAGGTGGGCTCCTGAGCAGTG gTCTGAAGGTAGAGGTGACCCACTGTGGGCAGATGAAGAGGAAGTACCGTGTGTGTAACGTCACACGCCGCCCGGCCAGCCACCAGAC GTTTCCCCTGCAGCTAGAGAGCGGTCAGACAGTGGAGTGCACGGTGGCGCAGTACTTCAAACAGAAGTACAACCTGCAGCTGAAGTACCCCCACCTGCCCTGTCTGCAGGTGGGCCAGGAGCAAAAACACACCTACCTGCCCCTGGAG GTGTGTAACATTGTAGCAGGCCAGCGCTGCATCAAGAAGCTGACTGATAACCAGACCTCGACGATGATCAAGGCCACGGCTCGCTCTGCCCccgacagacaggaagagatcAGCCGGCTG ATGAAGAACGCCAACTTCAACCTGGACCCGTACATCCAGGAGTTTGGGATTAAGGTGAAGGACGAGATGGCCGAGGTGACGGGCCGGGTGCTGCCTGCACCCATCCTGCAGTATGGAGGCCGG AACCGGGCCATCGCCACACCCAACCAGGGGGTGTGGGACATGCGGGGGAAGCAGTTCTACAACGGCATCGAGATCAAGGTGTGGGCCATCGCCTGCTTCGCCCCGCAGAAACAGTGCCGAGAGGAGGTGCTCAA GAACTTCACGGACCAGCTGCGTAAGATCTCCAAGGACGCTGGGATGCCCATCCAGGGCCAGCCGTGCTTCTGTAAGTACGCCCAGGGGGCCGACAGCGTGGAGCCCATGTTCAGACACCTGAAGAACACCTACGCCGGCCTGCAGCTCATCATCGTCATCCTGCCCGGGAAGACCCCCGTCTACG cgGAGGTGAAGCGTGTGGGAGACACCCTCCTGGGCATGGCCACGCAGTGTGTCCAGGTGAAGAACGTGGTGAAGACGTCTCCCCAGACGCTGTCCAACCTCTGCCTCAAGATCAACGTCAAGCTGGGAGGAATCAACAACATCCTGGTCCCTCACCAGCG CTCGGCTGTGTTCCAGCAGCCTGTTATCTTCCTGGGAGCCGACGTCACCCACCCCCCTGCTGGGGACGGCAAGAAGCCCTCCATCACTGCT gTGGTGGGCAGTATGGACGCCCACCCCAGCAGGTACTGCGCCACGGTCCGCGTCCAGAGGCCCAGGCAGGAGATCATCGAGGACCTGTCCTTCATGGTGCGAGAGCTCCTGATCCAGTTCTACAAGTCCACCCGCTTCAAGCCCACCAGGATCATCTTCTACCGGGACGGGGTTCCAGAAGGACAGCTACCCCAG ATCTTACACTACGAGCTGCTGGCGATCCGGGACGCCTGCATCAAGCTGGAGAAGGACTACCAGCCCGGCATCACCTACATCGTGGTCCAGAAACGCCATCACACCCGCCTCTTCTGCGCAGACAAGTCTGAACGA attgggaagAGCGGGAACATTCCAGCAGGAACCACCGTGGACACCAGCATCACACACCCCTTCGAGTTCGACTTCTACCTGTGCAGCCACGCTGGAATTCAG GGCACCAGTCGGCCCTCCCATTACTACGTCCTCTGGGACGACAACCGCTTCACGGCGGACGAGCTGCAGATCCTCACCTACCAGCTGTGCCACACGTACGTCCGCTGCACGCGCTCCGTGTCCATCCCCGCGCCGGCCTACTACGCACGTCTGGTCGCCTTCCGCGCCCGCTACCACCTGGTGGACAAGGAGCACGACAG TGGAGAGGGCAGCCATGTCTCTGGTCAGAGCAACGGCCGGGACCCTCAGGCGCTGGCCAAGGCGGTCCAGATCCACCACGACACCCTGAGGACCATGTACTTCGC agacacacacacacacacacagacagacacacacacacacacacacacacacagacacacagacacacacacacagagagagagagtaatatatacgcacacacacactaacatatgcacacacatagcgTGTCAGTCTTGGAGTatatag